The following is a genomic window from Babesia bovis T2Bo chromosome 4 map unlocalized Chr4_1, whole genome shotgun sequence.
GTTTCCACGTTATCGCGGTAGCTGTTGTCATAGGATGGCATCATAGTATCTTCTTCCATGTTCTGATCACGGTTGGTGTTTGGCGTTTCGAGTTCCATCCTGTCACTTATAACGCGAGGGTTAGGCTGTTGCTCAATGTCCATTTGGTAGTTTGGGTTCAATTCTTGCTGGGATGTGGTGGAGTATATATGGTACGATATGTTACCATCTGCACGATTTCCTTTTGATTCAGACACTCTGGCATGCCCCTTAGTTTCCAGCGATATGCTTATGGGTGTTATTTGTACAACAGTGCTTTCGTCATCGGGTTCATTGTCATCTTCATCGTTTAGGTGTGAGTTTAGGTTTGACATTTTAATCAGGTTGTCGGCCATTTTCTCTTCATCTTGTTCCTCGGCGACAGCTGCAATTGGGTACCCGGTGAATCCAACGTTCTCAGCCTCTATAGATTCGCTCATAAGTGGTTGACTGAGTGGGCGGTTGCCCAGCCTGTCCATTGCAACGCTTTCTACATTAGAAAACAGTGTGGCCAATGCCACAAGGAGACTACACAGGCCCATCCACCCTCCATGTGATGGAGGTCTTACACTTTGATTAACGTTCATTTTATACgttatggatatataactaaAGTGTATATTGAATAACTATGTAAAATAGTTATTCTATATTAATCTATCGGCGTGCCAAAGTTCAGCTATATACCAGTTTGAATATGGAAACTAAATTTTACGATAGGTTGATATAGATACCAAAATGTAAATGAAAAATGATGGACCATTTATGTTATGTTCAATGTGTCTGAACTGATTCGTTGGCACTATGGCGTGATAATAATCATGTATGTACACTTATAGGCCCTAATGACTCAGTGCTGATTCAAATTCGTTATTATACAATGCcaaaaaaataaaaagtgccactaaatGCAAGTACACTTGATCCGAGGGACACATTTGGTGTATAATGCGTTTCTAAGCGCTATGAATAGTATTATCTAGGATCCCAAATAGCTATTGAATCGCTCGTGTGTATCTATTACTGCACAACACACATAGCCCCAAGGGATTCCATGTTATAAGGTCCAACCTTCTACACACATACAACAATGGAACGCTAGTGAACTGAAAATAACCCAATGCACACCTATATAGAGCACGGTGATGCGAAGtctttttatattttggaCGGTTTCCATCTTCGCATATGAGGATTACCGAGCGACGTCAGTTGCAGCCATTCGTGTTAATGATGGCTCCATAATACATACTAAACAAGCTTTTATAGGTATCAGTACTACATTTCCAGTTGTCTATAGACTCCATATCGCTCCTTTATTCGCCCGGAGGGCGCATAAACTCAAGCTTACGGCTGGTGGCAAATTTAGAATCAAGCCAAAAACCAACAAGGCGGTGTCTAAACGCTTCAAGATAACTGCAACGGGAAAGCTAATCTACAAGCGTGCGGGTAAAAGCCATTTACAGAGGAAGAAGACTCACGGTGCCAAGCGGCGGTTAAAACGCTCCGTGCAGCTGAAGAACCCGAGACTCATACGCAAAATACTCAGCGTATTACATAACAGATGATTTAATTTTGGTACAGATTGATTTATGCGTGGCACCTAGATACACTTTGTATAAATTATATAGTCACTATATAGTTATATCCCCGCTGACCAGTCGGACGCAATGGCACTCCTATCTATTGGCGTTTCACTGCGCAGCAAATTGACATACACAGCTTCTTTCAGTTTGGGGTATTCCTTGGCCTGCGGGAAGCCTGTGGCCAGTCTCTCTGATAGCAACTTTTCAATTTCAAGGGCATCTTGATCTACTGTAGGTTCTTCTAGGGCGGGTAGATTTGGGTTGTATGCATTGTTCCACTTTTCATAGGATGCCTTTAATGCCGACGGCTTGTACGTACGTGCCATTATGCAAGCTTCGCTATGCCGACCCGTACGGTGCAGGAGGTCTATGCACTCTGGTATATTGTTCAGTATATAGTGGCACGTGAATGCAATGTTGGCCACTCCCTCTTTGGTTGCGATTTCTGCTATTTTTGCAATACCATCACGGTTTCCTGAGGTGATGTAAATCAGCATACAGGACGAGTAGTCTCCGCAGTTCATTAGGCACTCCACTGCGGTATCGTAGTCGTTGGTATCCAGGCAGTGTGTGCCAAGGCGCTTCCATTTCGAGCGCAGCACATCGTCACGTGACCTATCAGATTGCTGCGCCTGCAATTCATGTAGTATCCTAAGGCAGTCCTTGACGTTACCCAGCTTTAGGTGCAGCTCGAAGTGGCGTTCCGGTTCAACTGACGACCGCAGTGCTAATTTGTATTCACCTACGGATTCCAGGAATTCACTAGCACGTTCCCTCATGGCCGGTTCGAAGCTTGATATGATATCATCCAGCTCCTGGTCATCTTCGTATTCAACTCCCTGCTCCGCGGCCTCTATCTTGAAACTAACGAATGAGTGGAATCGCAGATAGTCGATAGGCAGGGGGTATGCAACCACATCGTCCTGGCATAGGTACAGCATACCGCTTTGGGCCGAGTGGCCTATCATGTGCAGTGGTCGATCCAGGTAGTGGAATATTTCACTTGTACCAGCAGTCCAGAAATTCAGGTGAAGGCCTGctgttgtgtatataaacgTGTCTAATGCCCAGGTAGCGCTGTTAACCCGTTCCATGATTTCGCCGTCTAGCTCGAAAGCTGAGGCTACCCCGTTGGATGCATCGTATTCCTGATTATCTATTGCAGCTGACAGTTCGTCGCTGTTGTACTTGAGGATGTAGCAGTTGCCAGTGCAACCCAAGGCCACCTTGGTACCGCTGGCGTTCCACCAGATATCGAACACACCGGCCTCAATGGTACGAACCAGGTACCAAGTCTTCCAGTCGTAGAACATAACACTGTTATTAGACGTCACACCCAATAGGTGGCCGCCGTGGATACTTGTTACGGGGACATCAGGCCTGATAGTAGTCACTGGGTTGAAGTCCTGGTGTATAGTGATTTCATGACCGTCCCAGGTGGCATAATCTCCATCGAATGACCACACTAGCTGCATGGCCTTGCCAAATGTCTTTGAGCGCATTCCCTGTGCcgtgtatataacatattcagACTCGCCGCACAGACAGATGAAACGACCGTTAGGATGATGCGATATTGATTGCGGGTAGAATTCGCAATGGCCAATGTTGCGGAAGTCCAGGGATAACGGCTTGCCAATACTATCATCGTCGGGTATAGGCGCCGATCCTAGATTGCAGCTCATAATGTCGAACATGTTTACCATGATAAGTTTGTTGCCATGCATTGAAACCAAGGGTTTGTCCCTGCCGAAGTGCAACACCATTGCCACATCGTCCGTTCCTAGGGCCATATGCGTTGAATCGCAGGCAATGCTCCATATACTACCGACTGAGTAGTTGACACTGGACTTCAGCTTGTACAATGTGCTGTGCCACGTGTTTACATTCCCGTCTTCACCCGCTGTTATGATTAAGGGCAGCCGGGGGTGGTGGAGCACGCATGTCACTGGCTGCGTGTGCTGTCGGAGCACCTGGAGACATAGCTTAGTTTGGTAATCCCATACGCGTATAGTGGTGTCCTCGCTACCAGATATGATGTACGGGTTAGACATCACAGTTGAGAAGTCTATGGTTTTTACACCACTCGTATGTCCCTTCAGGGTAAAGAATGGTTTCGGGGAAGCTTGGGCCGAGTGGCGCCTGTCTAGCAAGTCTGTAGAAACACCCCAAAACTTGATTGTATGGTCCAGGGAGCACGAtgcaaatgtatatatatctttggGGCTCCATTTACCCATCATTACGTAGTGTTGATGCCCCTCGAAGACGCATATGCGCTCCCAGTTATGCTCTACATCCCATAACGATATTGTCATATCATCTGAGCAGCTGATAACATATGGAAGCGTAGGGTGAACATCCATGTATCTTATGAAATCCGTGTGTCCTTCCACGGCAGCCACTCGTTCTAACGAGTTGTAGTTGTATACAAAAATGCACATTTCATCTCCCGCCGCTATAAGCCATTGTTTGCGTGCGATGAATTTACAGCAACGAATTGGACTGTCACAGATATCGATGCGTTTTACCAGCGTCTGCTTTTTGATATTGTGTATCGTACAGCTTCCGCTGTACAGTCCAGAGAGTATCCATGGTTCTGATGTGTGGAAATCGACACATTTAACCTTTTCTTTGATAATCTCCAGTTTTTTGAATAAACCCATTTGGAGCGCCATTTTGTCAACTGCAAAATGTACGCAACATTAATATAGTGATATTGGTTCCCGGCATAGTTATGGTTACCCGTCGTGTGCCTGGGGGATGGGCTATCATTAAGTTACCCTGGGTTCGACCacgtaatatattatataggtTATAAATATGTGTAATTAAGGTTGGCCATATTACTGAGTTAGGCGTCCTATGTTGCGATTTGAGAGGGAGCTTCCAATGACCCTCGAAGCGTTTAGCATATCTCCAATGTCTAGGGCGTACTCGTCTGCTACTTTGCTTATTAAGTTGTCCACTTCATTCTGTGGAGCCAAATGAGCGTTGACTGAGTTCATTGTCATATCTCCATATGCTTCCGACACATCCTATTACCAGTGTTAATCAGTTAAAATTGCTAAGCACGACCGTATACTCTGTACCTTGGCGTATAAACCGGCCCAGAGACTTATTGCATAACTTACTAGATCATCAAATATCTTTTCCAATTCTTGCATTAGGTTTGTGTTGCCGTTAGATTTATATTTCGTCATTTTGCTCAGTCTAGGGAGCGCTTCTTTCAACTGTTCATTAAGCTGAGAATTGGTGTGTTTATGGTTACGAGGTATTCGTTTAGTTTTTGTAATAAGCCAATGATCACGAGTTTGTATGATAGCCAGCATAGAGCATACCACAAATCGTAACAAAGTACACCATTATATAACTaccatataacataccgcATTTGTACGTTCAGCAGATTCCACCTGGCTGCGCAATATCTCTAGCTTGCTATGGTACTGCAAGTAGCGCAATGCTTCATTATGCTTCCTAATGGCATTACCTGCATGTATACGTGCAGCTTCCATATTTCCCTTTTCTAGAGAACGCTTTACTTTTTCCTTTTCATTCACTTCTTCACGCTCACATTGTGATTGGAGCTTCAGCTACAGAGTATGAAGTAATGCAATACCTGGAGGTATATGCACACACACATTATGGATAATATTCaatataatctatattaACACAATGCAACTTTACATACCGCTTCCCTAGCTTGGAGTCTAAGGTCTAAACTCGTAGGCATTGAAGACTGGTTTATACCCATTGTTACAATTATAACACGAATACCAACTAACTAGTGTACTATATTATTAAACCTAAACATCATATGGACTACTGGATTATAGAATTAATCTGAATAGAAGAGGATAGTGTCAGACGACACCTGGTAATACCACACAACCAATTTGCAAAATCCCAAAGATTCCATGTTTTAATATTCTGGTACTAAGCTATTTCTGGCATATTATGCTGCTGGGCTCAGGTACTGCCAGGGCTTTTTTCAATGTGTACGCTAACTATCTACTATACGCTAGACGcaggtgtatatatagagACAATGGGCTAAGGGATGTGCTACTCATTAGATACGTACCGTTTGCATCAAGTTATGTGCATAATAGACGGAATGAGGAGCATTTAGGGCTAGCTGTGCATTCGGAGGATGGTAGTGATATTAGACAAGTGTTATCTAGGCCAACCCAGGACCAGAAGCTCGTTAAATCAGTTAAGGACACCGACATTGCTTATGAACCATATTGGGATGACGCTAGAATCCATGATCTAGAAACCGAGAGGCCGGATTTAGTAGTTCGGGGTACAGTGGTAATTCCTGCTTTCGCCACTACTGAGGCTAAAGTCGTTATAAACCCAACCTATAATCGCACAGACTCTGCGGAAGATGCAGATTCCAGTGATTCGGCAAGTACCGTTGCTAGTATTGGTGAATATGACACTATATCTCGCGAGTCACCATGCAGTGATCTAGGCCTTAGTCCCCAATCATCTGGGAGGGTGACCAAAAAACATCCATGTACCAATAGAAAACGGAAGCTGACAGATGTTAATCATGACTCCGACCCCAATGTTGCCTCGAGCAATCCCGAAGTGCGTATATTCGGGTTCCTTTCTAGGAACCGTGCATTTCACGGGGACGAGGTGGTTGCATTACGTCAGCGCCGTTTAAGGAACACTACAACAGATAGCTATCGTTCGCTTGGCATTGCTAATGAATGCCGGGTTATCGCAGTTACTAAAAGGTCTCCTTCACTGGACAATTTCGTTGTGGTGATAGATGAGGATGCAATTAGCAAGTCATCGGGAGGCTGTTTTAAATGCCAGCCTCAGGATACTCGTTGGCCGGCTTTCAATGTTAATCTTGAATGTCTATCTCCCGAGATCCAAGCTCACTTGAGTCGTTTGCCTAAGAATGCGAAATATTTTGGTTTAATGCGATTCATTAGTTGGGATGAGAATGACATAGAGCCGAGTGGTGTGATTACTAGGGTTATTGGTGACGTTACAGAGCCTTACTCCAGGATGTACTCCCTGATGGTATTTCGTGGCCTTAACCCCAATGGCTTCTCTGATGAAGTATTACGTAACCTGGACGACCTTATACAGCAAGCGGAGCTAACCAAATACGACAATAGGCACGACCGTCGTGATCTCACTGTTATCACTATAGACCCCCAAGATGCCAAGGATTTGGACGATGCCTTATCCGTGGAAACTAGATGTCTAGATGgtaaatatgtatacacTGTTGGTGTACACATCGCCGATGTCAGCCACTATGTCACTGAGGGTTCCCTGGTGGACCTGGATGCCCGGGAAAGGGCCACCTCGGTATACCTAGAGCACCAGGTATTTCCTATGTTGCCTCAGATGTTGAGTGAGAAATTGTGTTCCCTTCTTCCAGGTAGTGAGAAGCTATGTTTTTCCATGTTTGCTGACCTTTCGGAGGACCCAACTGGCGGTGAGCTTGTTGGTAACAATTTATACATATCGAATCAAACGTTCCAACTCACTCGCATTGTGAGTGACAGCCGGTTAAGTTACCAAACTGCCAAGGAGATTATTTATCGACGGTTGGAGGACTGCGACTTGGGTATTTCATCAGATTTGTCAACAATGGATATCCCAACGTTCCACCAAAGGTTAATTGATCTAGAGTTACCTAATTCATCAAGTACCAGTAAAAACTCCATATGGCCTCCGTTGGTTATACTTTATTATTTGTCAAGGAAACTGAGGGACTACAGGTTGAGGCACCGTGGCGCTGTAACTGTGGACACCACTGGTAGTTACAAGTGCCATATCCCCAATATTGAGAGTGGAGCCGATATACTCCGCATCGAGCACGTGCCAAAGGAGAGCCACGAGCTGGTTGAGGAGATGATGCTACTTGCCAATACTCAGGCGGCTCAACTTCTTTCTAAGAGCTTTGACCGTTACTTTCTCAGGGTCCACGAGAACACATCCAAGGCTATAAAGCAGTTGATTTCATCAATGATGCCTCCTGAGTTGAAGCAGCTTATTAATCCCGATGTTTTGCAGATACCGGAGGTTTTACGCAAGTGCGCTCACCATATGGAGCCCACTGCATTCCAATCTTTGAGCTTTGCCGCTTTACAGCAGTTCAAGGAGGCTGTATATTCCCCTATTAACAAGGACGTTACATCATCCATGTCAGTTACAGGTCATTGGGGCCTAGCTTTGCCTATGTACCTTCATTTTACCTCTCCAATTCGGCGTTATTCTGACTTGTACACCCATCGCATGTTGAAATCGGTTATTAGCAACACTCATTGCGAGCAATCGTTGAAGGTGCTGGACGACATTTGTAAACAGTGCAACTTGCAGAAGCGCAGGGCCTTCGATGCCCAAAAGGAGTATAAGAATTTTGCCTTTAATCAATATCTTAAATGGGCATGTGCGGATGAGAACAGGCCCAAGTTGTTAGAGGGCAATCGTGAATTCTTGGCCAAAGCGTTTAACGGCAAGGGCGCAGACCTTTGGGGGATGCTTTACCATGATGCCTGCGTGTTCTCTATTGTATGTAACTACGGCCAGGATGAGGTTCATCACAACAAGACTAGCATTGTATTCTACATCCCGCTTCTCAATGAGCAGCGTAGTTTAAGTTGTGAGACTCTTTGTTTAGAGCCCGTTCAGGTAGTGATTGACGGCGAGAAGGTTGACATTGAGGACTCAACCAAGCAAAGCTGCATTGTTGATAATTACCACAAGGAGATCCAGCACAATGCTGAGCGCGAGAAGCATGGTAGTGGCATGGTACAATCCCTGAAGGTTCGAAGGGACGGGAACATAATCACATTATCGCATTTTCAGAAAGTCACTGTAGTGCTCATTCCCGGTTCAGTCATGTGGTCACTAAGACTTGCTAATGATGCTTAGTAACAATAGAGTGTTACATTCAGTATAACTATGTAGTATGAATGGGTTCTATTGATATCAAGAGAGTTTCATTCCTAGATTGAGTTGTGGGACCGATATGTAGGATATCTATCAAATTAGATGTTCGGTTATCATATACTGTGATATGTGCGTGGCAGTATAAACTCTGAGCCCTTCCTTCTTACAATTGCATTTCGTACCATGGTTATTTTGAGACCGTAGTGGTCTGACAGCGTCACGAGCATAACTTTCTTCATGCTTGTGAATGCGGAGCACAGACAGTTGTATGCTGATCCCACCTTATCTATCATGACTATAGGTTCTCTGAACAATATTTCTCCAGCTGATGGTATGAAGCCTTGGAGGACTCCTGCAAGATCTTGTGGAGGTaggaatatataatcaCATCTCAGACCGCTACACCCGGCGTGTGGTCCGTGCATATTCAGTGGATTTCTAGGATCCCAGGTTACATCCATGAAATTTCGTCTTTTGTTCCACCAATAGAACCTTTTAACCCGTGGTGCTTTAAGTTGGTTTGATGGGTTCCTCACTAGAAAGTATACTTCAGATCGATTTGTCACGACTCTCGAGTGTCTCGTAATATGTGGTACTGAGTTTGATGCTTGTTTAGGTTCAGATGTCCAGAAGTTCTTTGACCTACGTAGCAGCTCCGAGCACCGTTCTTTAAATGTTTTCGTTCGATTCAAACCATTATTTATAAGACACGGTGCCTTTACCGAAATTCTCGGTTTAATTTTTTGCATTCTTTTTTGCAATTTATCTAGATTTTTAGTTTTCCTTGACCTCAATTTACTGGGTGTATGGTAATGTATTACTCGTAGGCTTAGTGAGTCGCCATGTGGGTAGTATGCCTTGATACTTTGCCACGTAGCCTCTTCATTTCTTAGACGATATGTCTTATGCAACGCAAATCTTTCCATGAACCTTGACCATCTTGACCCTTCGGATATTGACCAGTGTGCTGGTTTTAGTATATCACCTGATCGGCTCCGT
Proteins encoded in this region:
- a CDS encoding putative ribosomal protein L35, translated to MRSLFIFWTVSIFAYEDYRATSVAAIRVNDGSIIHTKQAFIGISTTFPVVYRLHIAPLFARRAHKLKLTAGGKFRIKPKTNKAVSKRFKITATGKLIYKRAGKSHLQRKKTHGAKRRLKRSVQLKNPRLIRKILSVLHNR
- a CDS encoding RNB domain family protein, which encodes MLLGSGTARAFFNVYANYLLYARRRCIYRDNGLRDVLLIRYVPFASSYVHNRRNEEHLGLAVHSEDGSDIRQVLSRPTQDQKLVKSVKDTDIAYEPYWDDARIHDLETERPDLVVRGTVVIPAFATTEAKVVINPTYNRTDSAEDADSSDSASTVASIGEYDTISRESPCSDLGLSPQSSGRVTKKHPCTNRKRKLTDVNHDSDPNVASSNPEVRIFGFLSRNRAFHGDEVVALRQRRLRNTTTDSYRSLGIANECRVIAVTKRSPSLDNFVVVIDEDAISKSSGGCFKCQPQDTRWPAFNVNLECLSPEIQAHLSRLPKNAKYFGLMRFISWDENDIEPSGVITRVIGDVTEPYSRMYSLMVFRGLNPNGFSDEVLRNLDDLIQQAELTKYDNRHDRRDLTVITIDPQDAKDLDDALSVETRCLDGKYVYTVGVHIADVSHYVTEGSLVDLDARERATSVYLEHQVFPMLPQMLSEKLCSLLPGSEKLCFSMFADLSEDPTGGELVGNNLYISNQTFQLTRIVSDSRLSYQTAKEIIYRRLEDCDLGISSDLSTMDIPTFHQRLIDLELPNSSSTSKNSIWPPLVILYYLSRKLRDYRLRHRGAVTVDTTGSYKCHIPNIESGADILRIEHVPKESHELVEEMMLLANTQAAQLLSKSFDRYFLRVHENTSKAIKQLISSMMPPELKQLINPDVLQIPEVLRKCAHHMEPTAFQSLSFAALQQFKEAVYSPINKDVTSSMSVTGHWGLALPMYLHFTSPIRRYSDLYTHRMLKSVISNTHCEQSLKVLDDICKQCNLQKRRAFDAQKEYKNFAFNQYLKWACADENRPKLLEGNREFLAKAFNGKGADLWGMLYHDACVFSIVCNYGQDEVHHNKTSIVFYIPLLNEQRSLSCETLCLEPVQVVIDGEKVDIEDSTKQSCIVDNYHKEIQHNAEREKHGSGMVQSLKVRRDGNIITLSHFQKVTVVLIPGSVMWSLRLANDA
- a CDS encoding Coatomer WD associated region family protein produces the protein MALQMGLFKKLEIIKEKVKCVDFHTSEPWILSGLYSGSCTIHNIKKQTLVKRIDICDSPIRCCKFIARKQWLIAAGDEMCIFVYNYNSLERVAAVEGHTDFIRYMDVHPTLPYVISCSDDMTISLWDVEHNWERICVFEGHQHYVMMGKWSPKDIYTFASCSLDHTIKFWGVSTDLLDRRHSAQASPKPFFTLKGHTSGVKTIDFSTVMSNPYIISGSEDTTIRVWDYQTKLCLQVLRQHTQPVTCVLHHPRLPLIITAGEDGNVNTWHSTLYKLKSSVNYSVGSIWSIACDSTHMALGTDDVAMVLHFGRDKPLVSMHGNKLIMVNMFDIMSCNLGSAPIPDDDSIGKPLSLDFRNIGHCEFYPQSISHHPNGRFICLCGESEYVIYTAQGMRSKTFGKAMQLVWSFDGDYATWDGHEITIHQDFNPVTTIRPDVPVTSIHGGHLLGVTSNNSVMFYDWKTWYLVRTIEAGVFDIWWNASGTKVALGCTGNCYILKYNSDELSAAIDNQEYDASNGVASAFELDGEIMERVNSATWALDTFIYTTAGLHLNFWTAGTSEIFHYLDRPLHMIGHSAQSGMLYLCQDDVVAYPLPIDYLRFHSFVSFKIEAAEQGVEYEDDQELDDIISSFEPAMRERASEFLESVGEYKLALRSSVEPERHFELHLKLGNVKDCLRILHELQAQQSDRSRDDVLRSKWKRLGTHCLDTNDYDTAVECLMNCGDYSSCMLIYITSGNRDGIAKIAEIATKEGVANIAFTCHYILNNIPECIDLLHRTGRHSEACIMARTYKPSALKASYEKWNNAYNPNLPALEEPTVDQDALEIEKLLSERLATGFPQAKEYPKLKEAVYVNLLRSETPIDRSAIASDWSAGI